A window of Oceanispirochaeta sp. genomic DNA:
TGATCAATTCATAGCTGCCACAAATAAAAATGATATTGTACCAGCCTATCTTAAAAATGGCGTTTATAATCCAAAAGCCTCTGTTCAGACCTTTTCTAACGCAATGGATGTAGGAGCCCCTAGTAATTTCGAACGAATGCAGATCCTGTATGAAAATGATATAAAAAGGATGAGATTGGATGTTCAGGGAATAATGGTGGATGACAAAGACACTTTAAAAACCATGAAGATGGTGGCTGATACATACGACTATGCTATATGCCCCCATACAGCAGTGGGTATAAAGGCAGCCATGGAAATGTCTGATAGTTCCTCGAATATAACAGTATTGTCTACAGCACACCCTGGAAAGTTCACAGAAGTTTTTGAAAAAGCTGTCGGAGTTAAACCTGAACTCCCGGAATCTCTTCTGGCCGTAAAAAATCTTGACAAAAAATGCATACTAATTTCCAACAAGAGTGATGAATTGAAGAAAACACTCCTTTCCATGTTCTCATAAAGTGTTAATGCACATAAAAAAACCCGGGGCTTACCCGGGTTTTTTGACTTTTCTACTGTATTATCAGCTATTGCTGCCTTTGTAGATTATTCTTACCTGCTTGTAAAGGCCTTCACCTTCACTCTTGGTCATGACTTCATCCATCTCGTTAAGGGCCATATGAATCAGTCTTCTTTCAAATGGATTCATAGGTTCAAGCAATTTAGATGATTTGCTTTTACAAACCTGTCCCGCCGTTTTTGTTGCCAGACGAATCAGATTTTCTTCCCGGCGTTGTCTGTAGTTTTCAGTATCAATGATGACCTTTCCACTATAGCTGCTTCCACCGATCTTACTGGCAAAAACATTCACAAGCATCTGAAGAGCATCCAGATTTTTACCTTTCTTACCAATCAGAATGGCTGAATGTTCAGATTTAATATCCACACCAATTTTGCCTTTTTCTCTGAAAGTAATAGAAACTTCTCCAGGATAACCCATGTGTTCTATTGTTTTTGTTAAAAATTCAA
This region includes:
- the jag gene encoding RNA-binding cell elongation regulator Jag/EloR, giving the protein MVKEYEAKTEREAIEKAAADLGMEQDQFDVEILESQQHGFFFKRGSVKIKVYVDEPHQVRMEAIEPSGDIEKQLIEFLTKTIEHMGYPGEVSITFREKGKIGVDIKSEHSAILIGKKGKNLDALQMLVNVFASKIGGSSYSGKVIIDTENYRQRREENLIRLATKTAGQVCKSKSSKLLEPMNPFERRLIHMALNEMDEVMTKSEGEGLYKQVRIIYKGSNS